The Hyphomicrobiales bacterium genome has a window encoding:
- a CDS encoding SDR family oxidoreductase has protein sequence MRQPNAFGRDLDGKAAIVTGGSQGLGEAIAREFAARGARGLLLTGRNAARGEAVAASLRAEGCEARFHQVDLADLDAVRQVVPAAEGAFGRLDILVNAAGDTDRGTIFDTSPILYERIMAVNLRAPFFLIQDSAELMRRQGIEGAIVNIQSMSAHGGQPFLSAYSVSKGALAVLTKNAAYGLLKHRIRVNGLNIGWMATPGEDAIMKLRHDAKDGWLDEASAGQPFGRLIDPREVAKAVAYLASGESGLMTGANIDFDQTILGAHD, from the coding sequence TTGCGGCAACCTAACGCTTTCGGCCGCGATCTGGACGGCAAGGCGGCTATCGTCACGGGCGGCAGTCAGGGCCTTGGCGAGGCGATCGCCCGGGAATTTGCGGCGCGCGGCGCTCGCGGCCTCTTGCTGACCGGGCGAAACGCTGCCCGCGGCGAGGCTGTGGCGGCAAGCCTGCGGGCCGAGGGCTGCGAGGCTCGCTTCCACCAGGTCGACCTCGCCGATCTCGACGCGGTGCGGCAGGTCGTCCCGGCGGCGGAAGGCGCTTTCGGCAGGCTGGACATCCTCGTCAACGCGGCGGGCGATACCGATCGCGGCACGATCTTCGACACGTCGCCGATACTTTACGAGCGGATCATGGCGGTGAATCTGCGCGCGCCGTTCTTCCTGATCCAGGATTCGGCCGAGCTGATGCGCCGGCAGGGCATCGAAGGCGCCATCGTCAACATCCAGTCGATGTCGGCCCATGGCGGCCAGCCCTTTCTCTCGGCCTACAGCGTCTCGAAGGGCGCGCTCGCCGTGCTGACGAAGAATGCGGCCTATGGCCTGCTCAAGCATCGCATCCGCGTCAACGGCCTCAATATCGGCTGGATGGCGACGCCCGGCGAGGATGCGATCATGAAGCTGCGTCACGACGCCAAGGATGGCTGGCTGGACGAGGCTTCCGCCGGCCAGCCCTTCGGCCGGCTGATCGATCCGCGCGAGGTCGCCAAGGCGGTCGCCTATCTCGCTTCCGGGGAATCGGGGCTGATGACCGGCGCCAATATCGATTTCGACCAGACGATTCTCGGTGCGCACGACTAG
- a CDS encoding Iron ABC transporter substrate-binding protein produces the protein MSSKSWLKAGLFAALATAAFAATPARAQGSLVMYCGVQEEWCRAMSTAFEKDTGIKVAMTRKSAGEIYAQLKAESSNPRGDIWWGGTGDPHLQAAEEGLTLEYESPKNAELHSWALDQWKAAKQRSVGIYAGALGFGYNTEQIKAKGLPEPKCWADLLNPKLKDDVQVADPNSSGTAYNLLATVVQLMGEEKGFDYLKQLHKNISQYTKSGAAPAKAASLGETAVGIVFVHDAVVFAVQGDPIKPVAPCEGTGYEIGSMSIVKGARNLENAKKFYDWALTPAAQALAAPAKSYQVPSNKAAPVPAQSPKMDQMKLINYDFVKYGSSAERTRLLAKWDKEVKALPK, from the coding sequence ATGTCATCGAAATCCTGGCTCAAGGCGGGGCTTTTTGCCGCGCTCGCCACCGCGGCCTTCGCCGCAACCCCGGCCCGCGCCCAAGGTTCGCTCGTCATGTATTGCGGCGTCCAGGAGGAATGGTGCCGCGCCATGTCGACGGCCTTCGAGAAGGACACCGGCATCAAGGTCGCCATGACCCGCAAATCGGCGGGCGAGATCTATGCCCAGCTCAAGGCTGAATCCTCCAATCCGCGCGGTGACATCTGGTGGGGCGGCACCGGCGATCCGCATCTCCAGGCGGCGGAGGAGGGGCTGACGCTCGAATACGAATCGCCGAAGAACGCCGAATTGCACAGCTGGGCGCTCGATCAGTGGAAGGCCGCCAAGCAGCGGTCGGTCGGCATCTACGCCGGCGCGCTGGGCTTCGGCTACAACACCGAGCAGATCAAGGCGAAGGGCCTGCCCGAGCCGAAATGCTGGGCGGACCTGCTCAATCCCAAGCTCAAGGACGATGTCCAGGTCGCCGACCCGAACTCGTCCGGCACCGCCTACAACCTGCTCGCCACCGTCGTCCAGCTGATGGGGGAGGAGAAGGGCTTCGACTACCTGAAGCAGCTCCACAAGAACATCAGCCAGTACACCAAGTCGGGCGCCGCGCCGGCCAAGGCGGCGAGCCTCGGCGAGACTGCCGTCGGCATCGTCTTCGTCCATGATGCGGTGGTCTTCGCGGTGCAGGGCGACCCGATCAAGCCGGTCGCCCCCTGCGAGGGCACCGGCTACGAGATCGGCTCGATGTCGATCGTCAAGGGCGCGCGCAATCTCGAGAACGCCAAGAAGTTCTACGACTGGGCCCTGACGCCGGCCGCCCAGGCGCTCGCCGCCCCGGCCAAGTCCTATCAGGTCCCGTCGAACAAGGCTGCGCCGGTGCCGGCCCAGTCGCCGAAAATGGATCAGATGAAGCTGATCAACTACGACTTCGTGAAGTACGGCTCCTCGGCCGAGCGCACACGCCTGCTGGCCAAGTGGGACAAGGAAGTCAAGGCGCTGCCGAAGTAA
- the appC gene encoding Oligopeptide transport system permease protein AppC, translating to MAGSTLASPSADPTMTAAAPVAVSPGRETWRRFRRHKLAMASSFVLAFLILGVVVGPWFWTIPINDIDFSAQLQGPSWTHPFGTDDLGQDILARMMYGGRISLAVGLAAMVVATTVGVIIGAFAGMSRKVVDPVLMWVTDLFLSLPQLPLLLLIIYLFREQLKAVFGVEGGVFVLIVVVIGGLRWMPVARLVRAQFLSLREKEFVEAARAQGATKMRQMTRHILPNALGPVIVASTIEVSSAIIAESTLSFLGLGFPPDIPTWGRLLFDAKDHLDSAPHWALFPGAAIFLTVLSINFIGDGLRDALDPRRVI from the coding sequence ATGGCTGGCTCGACCCTCGCATCTCCTTCGGCTGATCCGACGATGACGGCAGCTGCCCCCGTCGCGGTCTCGCCGGGGCGCGAGACCTGGCGCCGCTTCCGCCGCCACAAGCTCGCCATGGCCAGCAGCTTCGTGCTCGCCTTCCTGATCCTCGGTGTCGTCGTCGGTCCCTGGTTCTGGACCATCCCGATCAACGACATCGACTTCTCGGCGCAGCTCCAGGGTCCGTCCTGGACGCATCCGTTCGGCACGGACGATCTCGGCCAGGATATCCTGGCGCGGATGATGTATGGCGGGCGGATCTCGCTCGCCGTCGGCCTGGCTGCGATGGTCGTCGCGACGACGGTCGGCGTCATCATCGGCGCCTTCGCCGGCATGTCGCGCAAGGTCGTCGACCCCGTCCTGATGTGGGTGACCGACCTGTTCCTGTCGCTGCCACAGCTGCCGCTGCTGCTGCTGATCATCTACCTGTTCCGTGAGCAGCTGAAGGCGGTGTTCGGCGTCGAAGGCGGTGTCTTCGTGCTGATCGTCGTCGTCATCGGGGGCCTGCGCTGGATGCCGGTGGCACGCCTGGTGCGCGCGCAATTCCTCTCACTGCGCGAGAAGGAATTCGTCGAGGCGGCCCGGGCCCAGGGCGCGACCAAGATGCGTCAGATGACGCGCCACATCCTGCCGAACGCGCTCGGCCCCGTGATCGTCGCCTCGACGATCGAGGTCTCCTCGGCGATCATCGCCGAATCGACGCTCTCCTTCCTCGGCCTCGGCTTCCCGCCGGACATCCCGACCTGGGGTCGCCTGCTGTTCGACGCCAAGGACCATCTCGACTCGGCGCCGCATTGGGCGCTGTTCCCAGGTGCCGCAATCTTCCTGACCGTGCTGTCGATCAACTTCATCGGCGACGGCCTGCGCGACGCCCTCGACCCCCGCCGCGTGATCTGA
- the appB gene encoding Oligopeptide transport system permease protein AppB, producing MATYLIRRLLIAIPSLLGISLILFTVLALAPGDPFSEMATNPNVPPEVREAIRASFGLNDPIMVRYLRWLGAMAQGDWGFSFASRINVDQLILQRVPTTLFVVGSSQILALCIALPVGIYAATRPYSVFDQIANTLAFVGFSLPTFFTGLLFILIFSVTLDWFPFVYRSDVAATGWRWYWEMFRQAIMPIMVLGLFQAASYTRYVRSAVLDVIRLDYVTTARAKGLSERKVTLRHITRNALIPVVTLVALQMPAVFGGAIVTEQIFRIPGIGSLLIDAILANDTPVIMAVTFVFACLVVLFNLIADILYGWLDPRISFG from the coding sequence ATGGCGACATATCTGATACGGCGGCTTCTCATCGCCATTCCAAGCCTTCTCGGGATCAGCCTCATCCTGTTTACGGTGCTGGCGCTCGCACCGGGCGATCCCTTCTCCGAAATGGCGACGAATCCGAACGTGCCGCCCGAGGTGCGCGAGGCCATCCGCGCCAGCTTCGGCCTGAACGATCCGATCATGGTGCGTTATCTGCGCTGGCTCGGCGCCATGGCCCAGGGCGACTGGGGCTTCTCCTTCGCCAGCCGCATCAATGTCGACCAGCTCATCCTGCAGCGCGTACCGACGACGCTGTTCGTGGTCGGCTCCTCGCAGATCCTGGCGCTGTGCATCGCCCTGCCGGTCGGCATCTACGCGGCGACGCGGCCCTATTCGGTCTTCGATCAGATCGCCAACACGCTGGCCTTCGTCGGCTTCTCGCTGCCGACCTTCTTCACCGGCCTGCTCTTCATCCTGATCTTCTCGGTGACGCTGGACTGGTTCCCCTTCGTCTATCGCTCCGACGTCGCGGCGACGGGCTGGCGCTGGTACTGGGAGATGTTCCGCCAGGCGATCATGCCGATCATGGTGCTTGGCCTGTTCCAGGCGGCCTCCTACACCCGCTACGTCCGTTCGGCCGTGCTCGACGTCATCCGGCTCGACTACGTCACCACGGCACGCGCCAAGGGCCTCAGCGAGCGCAAGGTCACGCTGCGCCACATCACGCGCAACGCCCTGATCCCGGTCGTGACGCTGGTCGCGCTCCAGATGCCCGCCGTCTTCGGCGGCGCCATCGTGACTGAGCAGATCTTCCGGATCCCGGGCATCGGCTCGCTTCTGATCGATGCGATCCTCGCCAACGACACACCGGTGATCATGGCCGTGACCTTCGTCTTCGCCTGCCTAGTCGTCCTGTTCAATCTCATCGCGGATATCCTTTATGGCTGGCTCGACCCTCGCATCTCCTTCGGCTGA
- a CDS encoding Inositol-1-monophosphatase: protein MTPAERDLRYYAALGLAAEASHLALGYFNRRESLGVTMKGAQDWLTVADGKVEDFLRQRLSALFPNDSVIGEEGGGQASDAVWILDPIDGTANFAHGDRNWCISIGFLANRKPEIGVVAAPALGEVYAARRGAGATLNGDPIKVSGAADIARASVELGWSTRVPAANYLKVIERGYAAGAAMKRGGSGTLGLCHVAGGSSDAYAELHINAWDVAAGIVIAGEAGALINDFFAGEGIAKGNPILCCTPELAPVLREITGIA from the coding sequence ATGACCCCGGCGGAACGCGATCTGCGCTATTACGCGGCGTTGGGCCTTGCCGCCGAGGCGAGCCATCTGGCGCTGGGCTATTTCAATAGGCGCGAGTCGCTCGGCGTCACGATGAAGGGCGCGCAGGACTGGCTGACGGTGGCCGACGGCAAGGTCGAGGACTTCCTGCGCCAGCGCCTGTCCGCGCTCTTCCCGAACGACTCCGTCATCGGCGAGGAGGGCGGCGGCCAAGCTTCCGACGCGGTCTGGATCCTTGATCCGATCGACGGCACCGCCAACTTCGCCCATGGCGATCGCAACTGGTGCATCTCGATCGGCTTCCTGGCGAACCGCAAGCCGGAGATCGGCGTCGTGGCGGCGCCGGCGCTGGGCGAGGTCTATGCCGCGCGGCGCGGCGCCGGGGCGACCCTGAACGGCGATCCGATCAAGGTCTCGGGTGCGGCGGACATCGCCCGCGCCTCGGTCGAGCTCGGCTGGTCGACGCGCGTGCCGGCGGCGAACTATCTCAAGGTGATCGAGCGCGGCTATGCGGCGGGCGCCGCGATGAAGCGCGGCGGCTCGGGCACGCTCGGCCTTTGCCATGTCGCGGGCGGCAGCAGTGACGCCTATGCCGAACTGCATATCAATGCCTGGGACGTCGCGGCGGGCATCGTCATCGCCGGCGAGGCCGGCGCCTTGATCAACGATTTCTTCGCCGGCGAGGGAATCGCAAAGGGCAATCCGATCCTGTGCTGCACGCCGGAACTGGCCCCGGTGCTCAGGGAGATCACAGGAATCGCTTAG
- a CDS encoding hypothetical protein (Evidence 5 : Unknown function), which yields MTTAEGRRKASAKHECVFHFRPVAILCGAAGKYDSFLSVENAVTEERRRPFRGRRVGALSETAAPATERAANPSAALVHVRSPGPLFSASRFAAP from the coding sequence TTGACGACGGCCGAAGGCCGGCGGAAGGCGAGTGCAAAGCATGAATGTGTCTTCCATTTTCGGCCTGTCGCAATTTTATGCGGGGCGGCCGGCAAATACGACAGTTTTCTCTCAGTTGAGAACGCTGTGACCGAAGAGAGGCGGCGTCCGTTCCGGGGGCGTCGAGTGGGTGCTCTGTCGGAAACCGCTGCTCCCGCAACGGAGCGCGCGGCGAACCCCTCTGCAGCGCTGGTGCACGTTCGCTCGCCGGGCCCCCTTTTTTCCGCGTCGCGGTTCGCGGCACCTTGA
- a CDS encoding Peptide ABC transporter substrate-binding protein: MNEQEIRGLVADVKEGSLSRRSFIQRMAAVGITAPIASQILVWSDVAMANATLPYKPTKAGGGGPLKILLWQAPTLLNPHFASGTKDQIASRVFYEPLAGWDKEGNLIPQLAAEVPTKANGGLSADGKVVTWKLKPGVKWHDGKPVTADDVVFTWEYAADPATAAYTSGSYTNIKVEKVDDLTVKVIFQEPTPFWADPFVGVSGMIIPKHHFGEYKGAKSREAPANLKPVGTGAYKFVEFKPGDILTGTRNEDYHVKVQPHFDTIELKGGGDAVSAARAVLQTGEYDYAWNLQVEDEVLKRMETGGRGKISAVASGDIEFIILNTTDPWTEVDGERSSVKTKHPTLSDPAVRQAINLLIDRDSIQKFIYGRGGTATASFVNEPKQFKSQKLKYEFNIDKANKILDDAGWKKGADGIREKDGKKLKYVYQTSINAPRQKTQAIIKQACQRAGIDLELKSVTASVFFSSDVANPDTYTKLYVDMEMYTTTQPQPDPERFLNQFVSWEVANKENKWLGRNVSRYSDPEADKAYKAAQKELDPAKRAALLIKVNEIFCEANVILPILSRTRVAASVNNLSHDHSGWDVDTWNLAAWYRS; the protein is encoded by the coding sequence ATGAACGAACAGGAAATCCGCGGTCTTGTCGCGGATGTGAAGGAAGGCTCGCTGTCGCGACGCTCCTTCATCCAGAGAATGGCGGCGGTGGGTATCACCGCGCCGATCGCGAGCCAGATCCTGGTCTGGAGCGATGTCGCGATGGCGAACGCCACGCTGCCCTACAAGCCGACGAAGGCCGGTGGTGGCGGGCCGCTGAAGATCCTGCTCTGGCAGGCGCCGACCCTGCTCAACCCGCATTTCGCCTCGGGCACCAAGGACCAGATCGCCTCGCGCGTCTTCTATGAGCCGCTCGCCGGCTGGGACAAGGAAGGCAACCTCATCCCGCAGCTCGCCGCCGAGGTTCCGACCAAGGCCAATGGCGGCCTGTCCGCCGACGGCAAGGTCGTGACATGGAAGCTGAAGCCGGGCGTGAAGTGGCATGACGGCAAGCCGGTTACCGCCGACGACGTCGTCTTCACCTGGGAATATGCCGCCGATCCGGCGACCGCCGCCTATACCTCGGGCTCCTACACCAACATCAAGGTCGAGAAGGTCGACGACCTCACCGTCAAGGTGATCTTCCAGGAGCCGACGCCGTTCTGGGCCGACCCCTTCGTCGGCGTCTCCGGCATGATCATCCCGAAGCATCATTTCGGCGAGTACAAGGGCGCCAAGTCGCGCGAGGCGCCGGCGAACCTCAAGCCGGTCGGCACCGGAGCCTACAAGTTCGTCGAGTTCAAGCCGGGCGACATCCTGACCGGCACCCGCAACGAGGACTACCACGTCAAGGTCCAGCCGCATTTCGACACGATCGAACTCAAGGGCGGCGGTGACGCGGTCTCGGCGGCGCGCGCCGTGCTCCAGACCGGCGAATACGACTATGCCTGGAACCTGCAGGTCGAGGACGAGGTCCTCAAGCGCATGGAGACCGGCGGTCGCGGCAAGATCAGCGCCGTAGCCTCGGGCGATATCGAGTTCATCATCCTGAACACGACTGATCCGTGGACCGAGGTCGATGGCGAGCGCTCGAGCGTCAAGACCAAGCATCCGACGCTGTCGGACCCGGCGGTGCGCCAGGCGATCAACCTGCTGATCGACCGCGACTCGATCCAGAAGTTCATCTATGGCCGCGGCGGCACGGCGACGGCGAGCTTCGTCAACGAGCCCAAGCAGTTCAAGTCGCAGAAGCTCAAATACGAGTTCAACATCGACAAGGCGAACAAGATCCTCGACGACGCCGGCTGGAAGAAGGGTGCCGACGGCATCCGCGAGAAGGACGGCAAGAAGCTCAAATACGTCTACCAGACCTCGATCAACGCCCCGCGCCAGAAGACCCAGGCGATCATCAAGCAGGCCTGCCAGCGCGCCGGCATCGACCTCGAGCTCAAGTCGGTCACCGCTTCGGTGTTCTTCTCGTCGGACGTCGCCAACCCCGACACCTACACCAAGCTCTATGTCGACATGGAGATGTACACCACGACTCAGCCGCAGCCCGATCCGGAGCGCTTCCTCAACCAGTTCGTCTCCTGGGAGGTCGCCAACAAGGAGAACAAGTGGCTGGGACGCAACGTCTCGCGCTACTCGGACCCCGAGGCCGACAAGGCCTACAAGGCCGCCCAGAAGGAGCTCGACCCGGCCAAGCGCGCCGCGCTGCTGATCAAGGTCAACGAGATCTTCTGCGAGGCCAACGTCATCCTGCCGATCCTGTCGCGCACCCGTGTCGCCGCCTCGGTGAACAACCTCTCGCACGACCATTCGGGCTGGGACGTCGATACCTGGAACCTCGCAGCCTGGTATCGCAGCTAG
- the idhA gene encoding Inositol 2-dehydrogenase yields MKIGLLGAGRIGRIHGLNVAARGDAELVAVTDAMPEAAASLAAAAGAKAVSAEAILADAAIDAVLICTPTDTHADLIEQAVSAGKAVFCEKPVDLDAARIRRCLATVEKSGKPLMIGFNRRFDPNFAALEKRLRAGEAGAIELVTVISRDPAPPPVDYVKRSGGLFRDMMIHDFDMARFLLAEEPVEVFALGSALVDKAIGEAGDVDTAAVVMKTASGRIAQISNSRRATYGYDQRIEVHGSKGMLRAGNIHETTVEIATGQGFRADPVQNFFLERYAAAYRAELDAFIAACQGKAAASPTGLDGLKAQILADAATESAQSGKPVRVDLGGK; encoded by the coding sequence ATGAAGATCGGATTGCTGGGCGCCGGCCGCATCGGGCGCATCCACGGGCTGAACGTCGCGGCGCGCGGCGATGCCGAGTTGGTCGCCGTCACCGACGCGATGCCGGAGGCTGCCGCCTCGCTGGCCGCCGCTGCAGGTGCGAAAGCGGTAAGCGCCGAGGCGATCCTCGCCGACGCCGCCATCGACGCCGTGCTGATCTGCACGCCGACCGATACCCATGCCGACCTGATCGAGCAGGCGGTTTCGGCCGGCAAGGCCGTGTTCTGCGAGAAGCCGGTCGATCTCGACGCAGCCCGCATCCGCCGTTGCCTCGCGACGGTCGAGAAGTCGGGCAAGCCGCTGATGATCGGCTTCAACCGTCGCTTCGATCCGAATTTCGCGGCGCTGGAGAAGCGTCTGCGCGCGGGCGAGGCCGGCGCGATCGAGCTTGTCACGGTGATCTCGCGCGATCCCGCGCCGCCGCCGGTCGACTACGTCAAGCGTTCGGGCGGCCTCTTCCGCGACATGATGATCCATGACTTCGACATGGCGCGCTTCCTGCTGGCCGAGGAGCCGGTCGAGGTCTTCGCGCTGGGCTCCGCACTCGTCGACAAGGCGATCGGCGAGGCCGGCGACGTCGACACCGCCGCCGTCGTCATGAAGACGGCTTCGGGCAGGATCGCCCAGATCTCGAATTCCCGCCGCGCAACCTACGGCTATGACCAGCGGATCGAGGTGCACGGCTCCAAGGGCATGCTGCGCGCGGGCAACATCCACGAGACCACCGTCGAGATCGCGACGGGGCAGGGCTTCCGGGCCGATCCGGTGCAGAATTTCTTCCTGGAGCGTTATGCCGCGGCCTATCGCGCCGAGCTCGATGCCTTCATCGCGGCCTGCCAGGGCAAGGCCGCGGCTTCGCCGACCGGCCTCGACGGGCTGAAGGCGCAGATTCTGGCCGATGCCGCGACCGAATCCGCGCAGTCCGGCAAGCCGGTCCGCGTCGATCTGGGGGGCAAGTGA